The genomic interval CCCGCCATCGACGAGAGGTTCGGGGCGACGTCGGGTGCGGTGCGCTCGACGAACGCCCGAAGGTCGTCGCGCTCGTCGGTCAGGTCGACGACGCGCCGGGCGAGCGAGACGACGCGCTCCTCGGCGGGGTCGCTCGGCGCTCGCTCGGCGAGTTCGCGAGCCCCATCGACGCCCGTCCCGGCGTCCTCGAAGCGAGTCCCCGCCCACTCCGCGAGGCGCTCGGCGAGTTCGTTCGCCACGCGCTCCGTGTCGTCCATCGACCGCACCGCGTGGACGAGTTGTCGGTCGCCGGCCGTCTGGGCCTCCTCGACGGCCGCTCGGGTCGCCGCCAGCGTCGCCTCGCGCAGTCGGTCGTAGTACTCGTCGGTGTCGGCGGCGAACCCCGACCCGACCGCCAGCGCGGGCCACTCGCGGGGGGTCTCGCACGTCCCGTCGCGGACGCGGTCGGCGGCCCCCTCGACGTCGTCGGGGGGCAGCCCCGCGAACCAGGCTCCCTCGGTGTCGCTCATGCCCTCGCCTTCCCACCGGGGTCGTATATCCGTCCCGGTACGGGGAGTCGGTACGGTGGTTCCGGACCTCCTCGACCCGCCGAGGCCGGGTCGGAAGGGTGTCGAGTCGTCCCGTGGGTTTCGAGACGGCCCGCAGCGCGTCAGTCGCAGAGGAACTCGAGCATCGGTTCGTCGAAGCGCTCGCCCGCACAGACCACGGCCTCGTGGCCGAGTCCGTCGAGTCGGTGGAACGGCGCGTCGAGCAGTTCGCCCGTCCGTCGGAACTCCCCCGTCGTGAAGAACGGGTCCTCCGTCCCGCCGACGACGAGCGTCGGCAGCGGTGGGGCGCGCTCGCTGGCGTCGTGGGCCAGACAGGCGTCGACGGCGGGCGCGAAGTCGACTCCCGCCGGGGGGTAGGAGACGAATGCGTCGTAGGGGTAGGTCGCCGCGCGCATCGCTCGTCGGAGGGGGCCGACCGCCACGGCGTCGCAGCCAGCGCGGTAGATGCGGCCCCACTCGCCCGCGTCGGCCCAGTCGCGCCACTCGCGGATTCGCGCCCGGCCGTGGTCGGAGAGGCGGGCGGCGGCCAGGCCGAGGACGAGTCGCCGGACGCGGTCGGGGTGGTCGACCGCGCAGTGGTTGGCGACGAACCCGCCCATCGAGACGCCGAGCAGGTCGGCCGGTCGGTCGAACCCGTCGAGGAACGCCGCGAGGTCGTGGCCCATGTCGCGTGTCGTGTCGTCGGCGGGGCGGCCGACGGGCCGACTCGTCAGGTACACCGGACCGGGGTAGCCCCGGCGACGGAGTCGGACGCCGTAGGTGGCGACCACGCCCGAGAACCAGAGCGCGTCGGTGACGCGCAGCAGCGGGTCGTTGAGTCCCGTGACGAGGACGAGCGGTGTCTCGCCGCTCGCCTCGGCGGGTGGCCCGACCCGGACGAACGGGTGGGAGGCGCGCTCGCCGAGTGCGATGCGGGGACCGGTCATTGGGGAGCGAAGGGAGCGCGTCGAGAAAAGCCGCGGTGGTTCGGGGTCGATGGCGGTGGTGACGGGAGGACGAGGGCAGGGCCGCTCAGAGCACGCCGAAGCCGAACAGCGGCCCCACGGTGAGGTGGACCGCGACGCCGACGACGAGCGCCGGAACCGTCGTGTAGATGGACGCGACGACCGCGGCCGTCTTGTCGATGGCGATGAGCGGGAACAGCGCGTCGCCGTCCTGGCTGATGGCGTTCGCGGTGAGCGTGGAGAACGGAATCGCTCCCTCCGCGTACGCCGTGGCGAGCACGATCTGCGGGCCACAGCCGGGAATCAGGCCGACGACGGCACCGGCGATGGGCGCGAGGATGCCTGCGGCCGCGGCGATTGCCGCGATGTCGATGCTGAACAGCGCGACCGGGTACTCGTACAGCAGGTAGGCGACGATGACCCAGACCGTGACGAACGACGTCTCCATCGCGGCGTGGGTGAACGTCTCGCGCAGACTGGCGAACGTGTCCCGTCCGTGCCCGACGTGGCCGTGACCGACGTAGCGCCGCCCGACGAGGTAGAGGTAGAACGACAGGGCGGTGCCGGTGATGCCCGCGACGGTGAACACGCCCGCGTAGCTGACGCCGAGTTCGATGGCGACCTCCGGTGCGCCGCGCAGGAGGTAGAGGACGCCCGCGACCAGTCCGACGGCCGCGGCGACCCACCAGAGCGCGAGCGCGCCCTCCGAGAGCCGACGCATGACGGGCGAGTCGCGGGTCGGCGCTTCTAGCTCGTGGCCCGTCTCGTCCTCGTAGTGGTGGACGTGGCTCCCGCCGGGGGCGGCGAGTCCGCCGTTCTGCACGACACCACCGTCCGTCGCGACGCCGCCGATGCGGCGCACGGCACGGTCGACGCGGCCGACGCCCAGACCGAAGCCGTCGATGGCGTAGCCGAACAGCACCGCCGAGGCGAACGCCAGCAGGTAGGCGTACAGCGCCGCCTCGGGAGCGAGCGCGAGGATGACGAACGCGCTGTCGCCGGCCGTCGCGGCGAGCGTGGCGACGACGGTACCGAACGACACCGTCCCGCGGAGGTACAGCGGCATCATCACGATAGCGCCGCCACAGCCGGGAGTCAGCCCCATCAGCGCGCCGACGAGCGGCTGGGCGCGCTCTCGCTCTTCGAGCCACCGGATGAGTTTCCCGTCGGTCCTGTACTGGACGTAGCTGAACAGCAGCACCGTCACGGCGACGAACGCGCTGACCTGCACGAACCCGTCGCGGACCGACGCGACGAATATCTCGGTCAACTGTGAGAGAGGGACGCCGAGAACGTCAGCCATTCTCGGCCACCCTCCGAACGTAGATTAGACGCATCTAATTCTATAGTTCGTCCCATGCGACTTATAGTTGGTGTCGTCGCATAGCGTGCGGGAACGGTCACGTGACGACTCGCCGTGACCCGTATTGTCAAGGGGAAGAGGGACGGAGGGCGTGGTATGACAGAAGCGTACGTCGTCGGTGCTGGGCAGTCGGATTTCGGCTCGTACCCGGACGAGACGTATCGGTCGCTGTTCGCCACCGCGTTCGAGTCGGCGCGCGACAGCGTTCCGGAAGGTATCGACCGGTCGGCAATCGACGAGGCGTACGTCGGCACGCTCGGGGTCGGCGGTCGCCAGCTCGGCCTGCCCGGCCCCGCCGTCGCCGACCACGTGGGTCTCGACGGCATCCCCGTCACGCGCGTCGAGAACGCCTGCGCGGCGGGCGGGAGCGCAGTCCGGCAGGCGGTCAACGCCGTGCGCGCCGGGAGCGCCGACGTGGTACTCGCGGGCGGCGTCGAGGTGATGACCGACGTGTCGAACGACGCCGTCCGGTTCTGGCTCGGGGTCTCCGGCGAGACGGAGTGGGAACGCCTCTCCGGGACCACCTTCGCGGGCGTCTACGCCCAGATGGCCAGCGCCCACATGGAGGAGTACGGGACGACCCAGGACCACCTGAGCCACGTCGCCGTCAAGAACCACGCCAACGGCGCGAAGAACCCCCACGCGCACCTCCGGTTCGAGTGCTCGCTCGACCAGGCGACGAACGCGCCGACGGTCGCCGACCCCCTCACGCTGTTCCACTGCTGTCCGACGACCGACGGCGCCGGCTGCGTCCTGGTCGTCAGCGAGGACGTCGTCGACGAGTTCACCGACGAGCGCATCCGCGTCGCGGGCGTCGGCGCGTCCGCCGACTCGGTGGGCCTGTTCCAGCGGGACACGTACACCGCCGTCCCGGCGAGCCAGCAGGCCGCCGAGACGGCCTACGCCGAGGCCGGTATGGGTCCGGACGATATCGACTTCGCGGAGGTGCACGACTGCTTCGCCATCGCGGAGCTGATGGCCTACGAGGACCTCGGGTTCTGCGAACCGGGCGAGGCCGGGCCGTACGCCGCCTCGGGCGCGACGAAGCTCGACGGCGAGTTACCCGTGAACCCCTCGGGCGGCCTCAAGTCCAAGGGCCACCCCATCGGTGCGACCGGGGCAGGACAGCTCTCGGAGGCGTTCGCACAGCTCTCCGGGAACGCGGGAGAACGGCAGGTCGAGGGCGCTCGCGTCGGCCTGACGCACAACGTCGGCGGGAGCGGCGGTGCGGCAGTGGTACACATATTAGAACGCGAGGACGGTCAGGCGGCGACGGAGGTGAGCGGCCGATGACTCACACGACCATCACCGCAGTCGGCGGCTACGCACCCGAACGGCGACTCCCGGCCGACGCCATCGAGGAGGCGTGGGGGAACGCCCCGTCGGGAATCGAGTCGACGGCGGTCCCAGCGGGCGACGAGGACGCCCTGACGATGGGCGTCGCGGCGGCGAAGCGCGCGCTGGATGCGAGCGACGTCGACGCGAGCGACGTCGGCTGGCTCGGGTTCGCCACGACCACGCCTCCCGTGGCCGAGGGCGACCTGCTCGCCCGTCTCGCGTCGATGCTCGGCGTCCGCGAGGACGCGACGACGCGTCTGTTCACCGGGAGCGCCCGCGCCGGGACGGCGGCGCTCCTCGACGCGCCCGACTCCGGACTGGTCGTGGTCGCCGACTGCCCGCAGGGCGAACCGGACGACGACCGGGGGCAGGCGGCCGGTGCGGGCGCGGCGGCGTTCGTGGTGGGCGCGGACGCCGACGGCGCGACGGTCACCGACCACGCGAGCCACGCCGAACCCGCACCGGGCGTCCGGTTCCGCCGGTCCGGGAGCGACCGCGTCGAGGGCCTCGGCGTGACGACGTACGACCGCTCGGCGTTCGTCGACCCCATCGCCGCGGCCGTCGGCGAACTCGACACCGAGGACGCCGACGCCGTCGCCATCACCGCGCCCGACGGGAAGCGCCCGTACCGCGCGACCGGAGCGCTCGGCGTCGAGAGCGAGGCCATCCAGCGCTGTACCGTCGTCCACGAACTCGGCGACCTCGGGGCGGCGAGCGCCCCGCTCTCGCTCGCACGAGCGCTCGCCGACGGGGACGAGACGGTCCTCTGCGTCGGCGTCGGCGGTGGTGGTGCTGACGTCCTCCGCGTCGAGTCCGGCGGGTCGGTCCCCACGTCGCTCGCACTCGACGCTGGCGAGGAGGTGGGCTACGCCGACGCGCTCCGACTCCGTGGCGAGTTGAGCGACGACGAGGCCGGAACCGGCGCGGCGTACGTCACGATGCCGACGTGGGCCGAGTCGCTCCCGCAGCGGCACCGACTCCTCGCGGGTCGCTGTCCCGACTGTGGCGCGCTCGCGTTCCCGCCGCAGGGGGCGTGTCCGGACTGCCGCGAACTGGTCGAGTACGAGGAGACGCGACTCGCCCCCGAGGGAACCGTCGAGGCGGCGACCCGCATCGGTCAGGGCGGCGCACCGCCGGAGTTCGCCCCACAACAGAAGCGGGGCGGCGCGTTCGGCGTCGTCGTGGTGCGGTTCGAGGCCGCCGACGGCGAGGGGAGCGTCAGCCTCCCCGGACAGGTCGTCGGCGAGGCGTCGGTCGGCGACACGGTGCGGGGCGTCCTGCGCCGACTCTACACGCAGGAGGGCGTGACGCGCTACGGGACGAAGTTCGAGCGCGTCTGAGCGGAGCGGACAGCAGCGTGGCGGGTGGCGACGGGATGGGCAGTGACAGTTGGGGGCGCTAGCCGTGTGTCCCCCTCGCACGCTCCCGGCGGTTTGACAAGGATTAAACGGCACCGGCCGGTGACGTGAGGTATGAGTCAGGAACAGCGTCAGGCGCGGAAATGCGTCTCCTGTGGGATCAACATCTCCGGGACGACCGCGGCGGCGTTCAAGTGCCCCGACTGCGGCCAGCAGATCTACCGGTGCTCGAAGTGCCGCAAGCAGAGCAACCTCTACGAGTGCCCGGACTGCGGGTTCATGGGGCCGTAACCATGGGGAAGGTCGCCGCCCGACTCAAGGTGATGCCGAACAGCCCCGACGTCGACCTCGACGGACTGCAGGAGCGCCTCGAAGCGTCGCTCCCCGAGGGCGCGAAGATCTCGCGGACGGACCGCGAGGACGTCGCGTTCGGTCTCGTCGCACTGATGCCGACGGTCATCATCCCCGACGAGGCCGGTGGGACGGAGGCCGTCGAGGAGTCGTTCCAGAACGTCGACGACGTCGAGAGCGTCGACGTCGACCAGGTCGGCCGCATCTGAGCGTCCGGACGTTCTCCCCCTCGTTCTCGCACCGCGGAGTGCCATCGCCGTCCCGAGCGGTGCTCCTCGCGCCGTCGCCGATTTGACCGCAACCAACGGACTCAAACCCCCGTCCGCGCTGGTGAGCGATATGCGAGCGGCAGCGACACTCGTGTCCGCACCGGGAATCGACCGTCTCCGGCAGCTCCCGCCGGGTCGGCGAGTGACCGTCTCCCGCGAGGGCGACGCGATTCCGCCCGGGTTCGCCCGCTCGCCCTTCACCCTGCCGTTGACCGCGCGGACCGTCTACCGGGAGTGCCGGGCGACGGACTCGCTCGTCCTCTCGGTGTTCGACGACCGGGTCGTCGTCCGACGGGAACGGTACCACCCGCAGCGTCACCCGCTTCGCCACCTCCTCTTCGACCGGTTCGCGGTGTTCCTCGTCGTGGCCGTCGCGTGGCTCCTCGCGAGGCGTCGCCGCCGTGTGAACGACACTCGTCGGTGAGCGAGGAACGCACCATTTATGTCCGTCGTGTTGGTATCCACGGCAAATGCCGAGTTCCAAGGGCCCCTACCACGGTACCCGCGAGAAGCTGTCGAACGACCCGCGAAAGCGTGGCATCTCGCCACCCCAGCGCGCCATCCAGCAGTACGAGGAGGGCGAGCGCGTCCACCTCAAGATCGACCCCTCGATTCCCGAGGGTCGGTTCCACCCGCGGTTCGACGGTCACACGGGGACCGTCGTGGGCGAACAGGGTCGAGCGTTCAAGGTCCGAATCAACGACGGTGGGAAGGACAAGACGCTCGTCGTTCGCGCCGCACACCTGAAGCGACAGCAGGAGTAGGTAATGACGATATTCAAGGAAATCGTCGACGAGGAGTACCTCACCGTCCCCGAGGTCAAGGAGTTGCTCGCCGACATCGAGAACGAACGCGCGATGGACGAGGAGCGCGAGATGCGCTACGAACTCGCCCGCGCCATCGAGCACGTCAACCGGTTCTCCGAGCTCTCCCCGGAGGACTCTCGGGCGCTCGTCGAGGAGCTCCAGGAGCACGAGAAGGTGACCGACGAGACGGCGTTCAAGATCGCCAACCTGCTCCCGCGGACCCGCGACGAGATGCGGTCGGTGTACGCCCAGCAGCGCTACTCGCTGTCGGGCGACGAACTCGACGACCTGCTCAACGTCGTCAAGAAGTACGTCTGACTCGGTTACGGCGGTCGTCTCGGCGACGGCGAACAGGTCACATCGCGTGACTGTGGTCGTCGGTCCGACGTATCCTTAAATAGCTCCTTCGCGTTGAGAGTCACATGCCCAGTGCCGACAGTGGGTCGGTCGCGGTCGTCCTCGACTACCTGCCGCACGGACGGGCCGACGACGACCGCCCCCGCTTCCAGAAACCGTCGCTCGCGTACGCCCTCGGCGTCGACGACTTCGGACTGTACGAGTGCGTCCTGACCGAGGGCGCAGAGGTATCGTTCGGTGACCACGTCGACGTCCACGGCGACGACGTCGAGACGGTGTCTCGCGTCTCGTTCGAGGAACTGTCCGGCGGCGCGCGCTCCGAACTGGAGTACGCCGTCGAGGAGATCGTCGACGACGACGAGCGTCGATTCGTCGACCACTACAACGAGGCCCAGCCCATCACGCTGCGCCTCCACCAGCTGAACCTCCTGCCGGGTATCGGCAAGAAGCTTCGCGACACCATCCTCGACGAGCGAAAGCGCCAGCCGTTCGAGAGCTTCGAGGACCTCGACGAACGCGTCGACGGGCTCCACGACCCGCGACAGATAATCGTCGAGCGCATCCTCGAAGAGCTCCGGGAGGACGAACTGAAGTACCGCTCGTTCGTCCAGTAGGGCGCTCGCCCCCGCCGAACCGGATGAAACGCCTTTTTGCGTCCCGCCGAACTACGGTCGCGCAATGAGCGAGCGACCGGTCAGGGCGGGTACCCGCGACCCCGACGCACTCGTCCAGCGCGCGGGTGCACGCGGTGACCCGAACCACGACCAGCACTTCCTCGTCGACGACCGGGTCGTCGACCGGATTCCGGGCTACCTCCCGGAGGGAACCGACCGGAGCCACGTCCTCGAGGTGGGTGGCGGTCCCGGCGTCCTCACCGACCGCCTGCTGGCGAGCGCCCCCGAGGACGGTCGCGTGACGGTCGTCGAGCGCGACCCGATGTTCGCGGGGTTCCTCCGCGAGGAGTTCGCCGACGCCGTCGAAGCGGGCCGACTCGGCGTCGTCGAGGGGAACGCACTCGACGTCGACCTCCCCGACGACGTCACCGCGAGCGTCTCGAACCTCCCGTACAGCGTCTCCTCGAAGATTACGTTCCGACTGTTACCCCTGCAGATTCCGATGGTCCTCATGTTCCAGCGGGAGTTCGCCGAGCGGATGGCCGCCGAGCCGGGGACCTCGGAGTACGGTCGCCTGTCGGTGACGGCGGGCCACTACGCGGGCGTGGAGGTGGTCGAACCCGTCCCGAAGGAAGCGTTCTCGCCCGAACCGGCCGTCGAGAGCGCGCTCGTCCGGCTGACGCCGCGCGACCCGGACTACACAGTTCCCAACGCCGACTTCTTCCTCCGGTTCGTCACGGCCGTCTTCACCCAGCGCCGGAAGACCGTCCGCAACGCCATCCGGAACACCGCCCACATCTCCGAACTCGACGACGCCGACGCGGTGGTCGCCGAGGCGGACGAGGAACTGCTGAGCGCCCGTGCGGGTGACCTCTCGCCGGCCGACTTCGCAGAACTCGCCTCGCTGGCGTGGCGCGTCGGGGAGCCGCGCTGATGCAGGGGGGCGACGCACTCGGTCCGCAGACGGCGAACATCGTCGTCACCGCCGGGGCGTTGCTCGTCCTCCTGCTCGTGGCGCTGTTGATCCGGCGACTGGGTGACCCGCTGGAACGGTACGTCGATACCATCACCGCCGACGCGACGCAGTCCATCCTGTTCACCGTCGCTGCCGTCGCCACGGCGTGGTTCCTGCTGGAGCGCTGGGAGGCCGCCGGGAGTTTCGTCGAGGCGCTCGGAAACCCCACCGTCGACCCGGCGAAGACCGGTGCACTCGGCCTCGTCGCGGGGCTCATCGTCGTCGTCGCCTACACGCTGACGCGTATCAGCAAGACGCTGCTCGTCGAACGAGACGGTGACATCATCACCGGCCACAGACAGGAGGCGTTCTACCACGTCGCGCAGTTGACCATCTACCTCGCGACGCTCCTCGTCCTGTTGGCGCTCGTCGGCGTCAACCCGAGGGACCTCGTCCTCAGTGCGGGTGCGCTCGGCGTCGTCCTCGGCCTCGCCGCTCGGCAGACGCTCGGCGCGGTGTTCGCAGGCTTCGTACTGCTGTTCTCGCGGCCGTTCGAACTCGGCGACTGGGTGGTGATGTCCGACCGCGAGGGCATCGTCCGGGACATCAGCATGTTCAACACGACGCTCCGGACGTTCGACGACGAACACGTCATCATCCCGAACGACGAGGTGACCTCCAACGACATCGTCAACCGGTCGCGGATGGGACGACTCCGCGTCTCCGTCGAGGTCGGAGTCGACTACGACGCGGACGTGGGGCGGGCCGTCTCGCTCGCCGAGGAGGCGATGGCCGGCCTCGACGAACTGATGGAGACGCCCGAACCGCGCGTCGTCGTCGCGCGCTTCGGCGACTCCGCGGTCGTCCTCGACTGCCGGTTCTGGATAGCGAACCCCAGCGCGGCGCGTTACTGGCAGGCACGCAGCGCCGTCGTCGAGTCGGTGAAGTCCCGGTTCGAGGAGGCTGGCGTCGGCATCCCGTTCCCACAGCGGGTGCTCTCGACGCGACCCGACGCGACGTTCGAGGCGGACGTGGACGCACCCGGCCCCGAGTCCGGCAGGCCACGCCCCGAGTCCGACGGGGCCGCGGGGGGTGGTGCCTGATGGTCGACCGCGAGCGGGCGGCCGAGCAGGTGTACCAGCCAGCGGAGGACTCCCACCTGCTCGCGGAGACGGCCGCCGACGAACTCGGCGACCTGCCGGCGGATACGCGGGTCGTCGACGTCGGCACCGGGTCGGGCTACGTCGCCGCGCAGGTCGGCGACGCGACCGGGGTGGACGTGCTCGGCGTCGACATCAGCCCCATCGCCGTTCGGGAGGCACGCGACCACGGCGTGAGCGTCGTGCGGTCGAACCTGCTCGACGGCCTCGCGGGTCCGCTCGACGTCGTGCTGTTCAACCCGCCGTACCTCCCGACGGACCCCGACGCCGAGTGGGACGACTGGATGGAGTACGCGCTCTCGGGCGGCCCCGACGGACGGCGCGCCGTCGACCCGTTCCTCGACGACCTGCCGCGCGTCCTGGCCGAGGACGGCCGAGCGTTCCTGCTGGTCTCGTCGCTGACGGACGTCGAGGCCGTAACGGAGCGTGCGGCCGCGAACGGCCTCGCCGCGCGCGAACTCGCGGAGGAGTCGTTCCCGTTCGAGCGACTGGTCGTCCTCGAACTCCGTCACGCCTGACGCTCGGATAACTATAGCGCATATATCGAACGAGAAAATATTATCACGGGTCGTTCCGTAGCCGTGCGTGATGACCGAACTCGTCGCGACGACGACCGGCCTGTTCCCGCTGCCCGACTGGGCGAAGTCGGAGCTCGCGGACCTGAAGGGCCACCAGAAGGACGACCTGGTGAGCGGTGACGAACCGCCATCCGTGGTCGAACAGTACGACCGGGCACGGGAGGAGGTAGTGGCCCGCCAGCAGGAGGCCGGCCTCGACCGCGTCGTCGAGGGGCAGCTGCGCTGGGACGACATGCTCGCGCACCCCCTCGCCGTGCAGGAGAACGTCGAGACGCGCGGTATCGTCCGCTACTTCGACAACAACAACTTCTACCGCGAGCCGGTCGTGACGGGCGACCTCTCGCCGACCGGCGACCTCGCGGCGGACCTCGATGCGGCCGACGTCCCGGGCGACGAACTGCAGGCCGTTATTCCGGGGCCGTACACGCTCGCGGACCTCGCCACCGACGACCACTACGGCGAGGGCTTCCTCGACGCCGTCACGGAGTTCCTCGTGGGGGAAGTCGAGCAGTTCCCCGACCACGCGACGCTGCTCGTCCTCGAACCGTCGCTGGTCGAGGAGCCGCCGGAGGACGGTGCGGACGAACGGGCCAGCGAGGCCATCGACCGCGTCGTGGGTGCGAGCGACGCCGAGAGCGTCGTCTACCCGTTCTACGGTGCGCTCGACGAGAAGGTGTACGCGCACCTGCTCGACGCCGACGTGGACGCGGTGGGCTACGACTTCGTCACCGACCACGAGGACAACCTCTACAACATCAACGAGTACGGGACGACCGACTCGGTGGCACTCGGGTTCGTCGAGGGACAGAACACGAAGGTCGAGTCGCCCGACCTGCTCCGCGAGCGGGTCGAGTGGGTCGAGGAGAACACGCCCTCGGCGACGTTCGACCGGGCGTACGTCCTCCCGAACACGGAGACGTTCTACCTGCCGACAGAACGCTTCGAGGCGAAGTTGGACGCGCTCGGTGCGCTGACGCGACCCGAGGAGGTGACGGCATGACGCGCAACCCCGCCGCCAACCGCGAGCAGTTCCGCCCCGCCGACCATCCGAACGAGCACTTCATCCTCTCGACGGTCGTCGGGAGCTACCCCAAACCGAAGTGGCTCAACCGCGCCCGCGACCTCTACCACGGCGAACTGGAGGTCAGCGCGGCCGACCGCGCCAGCGACGAACCGCGCGGCAGTTTCGACATCGACGTCGACTTCGACGAGGAGAACTGGCAGGAGGCGAAGGACGACGCCTCCCGCCTCATCACGGACGAACACGAGCGAGCGGGGCTCGACGCCATCGTCGACGGCGAGATGCGCCGCAACGAGATGGTCGAGTACTTCGCCCACCGCATCGCGGGCTACGAGTTCCACGGCCCGGTCAAGGTGTGGGGCCACAACTACTTCGACAAGCCGTCGGTCGTCGACGAGGTCGAGTACGACGAGACGTGGCTGGTCGACGAGTTCGCGTTCACGGACGACGTCGCACAGCGACCCGTCAAGGTGCCCATCACCGGGCCGTACACGCTCGCGAACTGGTCGTTCAACGAGCACTACGACGACGACGCCGAACTGTCGTACGCGCTGGCCGAACTCGTCAACACCGAGGTGGAGAAGCTCGTCGAGGCGGGCGCACGCTACGTCCAGATAGACGAACCCGCCCTCGCGACGACGCCCGACGACCACGCCATCGTCGGCGAGTGTCTCGAACACATCACCGACGGCATCCCCGAGGACGTGCGCATCGGTCTGCACGTCTGCTACGGCGACTACTCGCGTATCTACCCCGAGATTCTCGACTTCCCCATCGACGAGTTCGACGTCGAACTCTGCAACGGCGACTACGACCAGATCGACGTGTTCACCGAACACGAGTTCACCGCGGACCTCGCGCTCGGCGTCGTCGACGCCCACGTCGCGGAGGTCGAACCGGTCGAGGACATCGTCGAGAACATCAAACGCGGGTTCGAGGTCGTCCCGCCCGAACGGCTCACCGTCTCGCCGGATTGCGGGCTGAAGCTCCTGCCCCGCGAGGTCGCCTACGGCAAGATGGAGAACATGGTGACCGCGACCCGACAGGTCGAGGCCGCGCTCGACGACGGCGATATCGACCTGCCCCGCGTCGCCGCCCGCGCCGACGACTGAACGACACCGTTTCGCCCGACGGCGCACGCTTTTTCGGTCACGTTCCGGGAGTCACGCTCGATACCACGCAGCGAGAAGCTTTACTATGAAAGGTCCAGTAGTTCGGATTCTTCCCGGGACGCGACGGTGCGGCGCTGGTCGCGACGACCGCTCGGGAGGGGACCAACTGATGACACACCAGAAGATCGTCCACTGTACGACGTGCGGGCAGGTGTACGCCGCTCGAAAGCGCGAGGACGGGACGTTCATCCTCTCCACGGCCGACGGGCGGTGTCGCTGCGGCAGCGACCGACTGAGCGAGTACGAACTCGCAGAGCCGGAACCGGCACCGACCTGAGGCGGCCCGGATCGCACGACGACACTGGCCATTGCGGCGCGGTCGCCACGGCGGCGGTCGCGACGACGGTGTCACCTCCGGAACAACTGTTTATCCGCTCGGCGTGATACCGCCGGTATGGACCTCCACCCGACCGTCGAGACCACCGCGGAGGACATCGCGTCGATGGAGACGCGAGGGGCGGCGACCATCGGCGCGGCAGCGGCTGCCGCCCTCCGGGTGCAGGCAGGGGAGTCGGACGCCGTGACGCCCGAGGCGTTCCGTGCCGAACTCCGCGTCGCTGGCCGACGCCTCCACGAGACCCGGCCGACGGCGGTGAGCCTCCCGAACGCCCTCCGCTACGTCCTCCGACGGATGGACGGCGACGAGGTAGCGACGCTGCGCGCGAGCGTCGTGAAGGCTGCGACGGAGTTCGAACAGCGCCTCGACCGCGCCCAGTCACAGCTCGGCGCAATCGGTGCGAACCGCCTGCAGGACGGCGACGTCGTGATGACCCACTGCCACTCGACGGACGCGCTCGCCTGCGTCGAGGCGGCCCTCGACCAGGGGAAACACCTCGAAGCCATCGTCAAGGAGACGCGCCCGCGTCTCCAGGGCCACATCACCGCCAGAGCGTTGCGCGAGATGGGCGTCCCCGTGACGCTCATCGTCGACAACGCCGCGCGTCGGTACCTCGACGACGCGGACCACGTCCTCGTCGGCGCGGACGCCATCGCCGCCGACGGGAGCGTCGTCAACAAGATCGGGACGT from Halomarina salina carries:
- a CDS encoding elongation factor 1-beta, translated to MGKVAARLKVMPNSPDVDLDGLQERLEASLPEGAKISRTDREDVAFGLVALMPTVIIPDEAGGTEAVEESFQNVDDVESVDVDQVGRI
- a CDS encoding HemK2/MTQ2 family protein methyltransferase is translated as MVDRERAAEQVYQPAEDSHLLAETAADELGDLPADTRVVDVGTGSGYVAAQVGDATGVDVLGVDISPIAVREARDHGVSVVRSNLLDGLAGPLDVVLFNPPYLPTDPDAEWDDWMEYALSGGPDGRRAVDPFLDDLPRVLAEDGRAFLLVSSLTDVEAVTERAAANGLAARELAEESFPFERLVVLELRHA
- a CDS encoding 50S ribosomal protein L21e, whose translation is MPSSKGPYHGTREKLSNDPRKRGISPPQRAIQQYEEGERVHLKIDPSIPEGRFHPRFDGHTGTVVGEQGRAFKVRINDGGKDKTLVVRAAHLKRQQE
- a CDS encoding RNA polymerase Rpb4 family protein, which encodes MTIFKEIVDEEYLTVPEVKELLADIENERAMDEEREMRYELARAIEHVNRFSELSPEDSRALVEELQEHEKVTDETAFKIANLLPRTRDEMRSVYAQQRYSLSGDELDDLLNVVKKYV
- a CDS encoding DUF655 domain-containing protein encodes the protein MPSADSGSVAVVLDYLPHGRADDDRPRFQKPSLAYALGVDDFGLYECVLTEGAEVSFGDHVDVHGDDVETVSRVSFEELSGGARSELEYAVEEIVDDDERRFVDHYNEAQPITLRLHQLNLLPGIGKKLRDTILDERKRQPFESFEDLDERVDGLHDPRQIIVERILEELREDELKYRSFVQ
- a CDS encoding mechanosensitive ion channel family protein; this translates as MQGGDALGPQTANIVVTAGALLVLLLVALLIRRLGDPLERYVDTITADATQSILFTVAAVATAWFLLERWEAAGSFVEALGNPTVDPAKTGALGLVAGLIVVVAYTLTRISKTLLVERDGDIITGHRQEAFYHVAQLTIYLATLLVLLALVGVNPRDLVLSAGALGVVLGLAARQTLGAVFAGFVLLFSRPFELGDWVVMSDREGIVRDISMFNTTLRTFDDEHVIIPNDEVTSNDIVNRSRMGRLRVSVEVGVDYDADVGRAVSLAEEAMAGLDELMETPEPRVVVARFGDSAVVLDCRFWIANPSAARYWQARSAVVESVKSRFEEAGVGIPFPQRVLSTRPDATFEADVDAPGPESGRPRPESDGAAGGGA
- a CDS encoding 16S ribosomal RNA methyltransferase A, which translates into the protein MSERPVRAGTRDPDALVQRAGARGDPNHDQHFLVDDRVVDRIPGYLPEGTDRSHVLEVGGGPGVLTDRLLASAPEDGRVTVVERDPMFAGFLREEFADAVEAGRLGVVEGNALDVDLPDDVTASVSNLPYSVSSKITFRLLPLQIPMVLMFQREFAERMAAEPGTSEYGRLSVTAGHYAGVEVVEPVPKEAFSPEPAVESALVRLTPRDPDYTVPNADFFLRFVTAVFTQRRKTVRNAIRNTAHISELDDADAVVAEADEELLSARAGDLSPADFAELASLAWRVGEPR
- a CDS encoding 5-methyltetrahydropteroyltriglutamate--homocysteine methyltransferase, which produces MTELVATTTGLFPLPDWAKSELADLKGHQKDDLVSGDEPPSVVEQYDRAREEVVARQQEAGLDRVVEGQLRWDDMLAHPLAVQENVETRGIVRYFDNNNFYREPVVTGDLSPTGDLAADLDAADVPGDELQAVIPGPYTLADLATDDHYGEGFLDAVTEFLVGEVEQFPDHATLLVLEPSLVEEPPEDGADERASEAIDRVVGASDAESVVYPFYGALDEKVYAHLLDADVDAVGYDFVTDHEDNLYNINEYGTTDSVALGFVEGQNTKVESPDLLRERVEWVEENTPSATFDRAYVLPNTETFYLPTERFEAKLDALGALTRPEEVTA